The DNA window TGAACGCCTTCTGCCGACTGCCTGCCGCCTATTGCCCACTGCATACTATTTCCGACGAGGAGCCTCAAATGCCTGCCGACGACATCATGATGGACTGCGAAGAGAATATGGAAAAGGCGATCGAGCACCTGAAGCACGAGATGCGCACCGTGCGCACCGGTCGAGCCTCGCCGGCAATGGTCGAAAACATCCGCGCCGAGTACTACGGCACACCCACCGAACTGCGCGGCATGGCGGCGATCAGCGTCCCCGAGGCGACGCAACTGCTCATCAAGCCTTTCGATGCGGGCAGCCTGAAGTTCATTGAAAAGGCGATCAACGACGCGAAGCTTCCCATCACCGTTCGCAATGACGGCAAGACGCTTCGGCTCATCCTGCCGGCGATGTCGCAGGAAGTCCGCAAGAAGATGGTGTCGCAGGTGAAGGGGTTCTCGGAAACTGCCAAGATCCACATCCGCAACGCCCGCCGCGACGCCAACAAGCTCGCCGACGCCGAGCAGAAGGGCGGCATCCTGACCGAAGACCAGGGCGCCAAGCTCAAGGAAGACATCCAGGAACTGACCAAGAGCTACGAAAGCAAGGTGGATGAAGCGATCGCAAAGAAGGAAAAGGAAATCATGGAGGTGTAGGGTCCGCCTTGGCGGACGCGTCCGCGAAAGCGGACCCTACGGTCAGATCGTCGCGACCCACCTCCCCACTCATCGAACGCGTCCGCCAAGGCGGACCCTACGGTCAGGTCGTCTGCACGCCCTCCGCGATCAGCTTAGCCCGCAGTTCGTCCAAAGTTGCCACGCCCGCCGGCAGCTTCGCCTCTTCCATCAGCATCACGGGGAATCCTTCACGGATCGGGTAGCGCAAACCGCCGACCTCGGCGACCAGCTCGTCCCCTTCTTGCTGCAGTCGGCTGCGGGTAAAGGGGCAGCGGAGAAGATCGAGAGTTTCGGCGTCGATGTTGGCGGAAGTGGGCATGGGGTTTTCGAATTCTGACGTCAGTTCGTGGCACGCCGCGAAGGCGTTCAGCCGTACACCGGCTG is part of the Humisphaera borealis genome and encodes:
- the frr gene encoding ribosome recycling factor, with the translated sequence MPADDIMMDCEENMEKAIEHLKHEMRTVRTGRASPAMVENIRAEYYGTPTELRGMAAISVPEATQLLIKPFDAGSLKFIEKAINDAKLPITVRNDGKTLRLILPAMSQEVRKKMVSQVKGFSETAKIHIRNARRDANKLADAEQKGGILTEDQGAKLKEDIQELTKSYESKVDEAIAKKEKEIMEV
- a CDS encoding Trm112 family protein, encoding MPTSANIDAETLDLLRCPFTRSRLQQEGDELVAEVGGLRYPIREGFPVMLMEEAKLPAGVATLDELRAKLIAEGVQTT